A window of the Gossypium hirsutum isolate 1008001.06 chromosome A03, Gossypium_hirsutum_v2.1, whole genome shotgun sequence genome harbors these coding sequences:
- the LOC107963943 gene encoding histone H2B has protein sequence MAPKAEKKPAEKKPAEEKKAVAEKAPAEKKPKAGKKLPKEGGAAAGDKKKKRVKKSVETYKIYIFKVLKQVHPDIGISSKAMGIMNSFINDIFEKLAQEASRLARYNKKPTITSREIQTAVRLVLPGELAKHAVSEGTKAVTKFTSS, from the coding sequence ATGGCACCAAAAGCTGAAAAAAAGCCAGCCGAGAAGAAGCCTGCGGAGGAGAAGAAAGCCGTAGCTGAGAAAGCCCCGGCAGAGAAGAAGCCTAAGGCTGGGAAAAAGCTTCCCAAGGAAGGCGGAGCGGCTGCCGGagacaagaagaagaagagagttaAGAAGAGCGTCGAGACCTACAAGATCTACATCTTCAAGGTCCTGAAGCAAGTTCACCCTGACATCGGGATCTCTAGCAAAGCTATGGGGATCATGAACAGTTTCATCAATGATATCTTCGAGAAGCTTGCTCAAGAAGCCTCTAGGCTCGCGAGGTACAACAAGAAACCCACCATCACTTCCAGGGAAATTCAGACCGCTGTTAGGCTTGTACTTCCTGGTGAGCTTGCCAAGCACGCCGTTTCTGAAGGTACCAAGGCCGTGACCAAGTTTACTTCATCTTGA
- the LOC107963940 gene encoding 40S ribosomal protein S15a-1, translating into MVRVSVLNDALKSMYNAEKRGKRQVMIRPSSKVIIKFLLVMQKHGYIGEFEYVDDHRSGKIVVELNGRLNKCGVISPRFDVGVKEIEGWTARLLPSRQFGYIVLTTSAGIMDHEEARRKNVGGKVLGFFY; encoded by the exons ATGGTGAGAGTCAGCGTTTTGAATGATGCACTGAAGAGCATGTACAATGCCGAGAAGAGGGGCAAACGACAGGTCATGATCAGGCCTTCCTCCAAAGTGATCATTAAGTTCCTTTTGGTCATGCAGAAGCATG GTTATATTGGAGAGTTTGAGTATGTTGATGATCACAGATCTGGAAAAATTGTGGTTGAATTGAACGGAAGGCTGAACAAGTGTGGGGTGATTAGCCCTCGTTTCGATGTTGGAGTTAAAGAGATTGAAGGCTGGACTGCTAGGCTACTTCCTTCCAGACAG TTCGGATACATTGTGCTTACCACATCAGCTGGTATCATGGACCATGAAGAAGCAAGAAGAAAGAATGTTGGTGGAAAAGTACTTGGTTTCTTCTATTGA
- the LOC121217780 gene encoding pectinesterase inhibitor 10 encodes MDNQNDSGSSPPQVPSLNLMPPPPNVVRYGSSSSSQVPCLNTMPTPPKPSSQVPSWFRMSPPRNIASSSSSSSSSSSSSSQVSSSLQMPPPPNVGSSSSSSKVPSWLQTRPPPNVGSSSSSSQVPTWLQTPPPPNVGSSSSSQVPSWLRTPPPPNVGSSSSSSSSPQVPFSQPRPNIVRHPMNSQNISGSSSSSPQFPFPCVFPTPPNAVRYPITSLSGFYLCRNCRNHISCWTNVIQRVPGSLQIPGVSGDAILCRDAVNVKIDKSRGWYINNLPVVCFHCRGCNTTLGEKFLVCDRLDHSIFEGNYLLHADRILEWNGSQLCHAHTHEPVQETQTSFRMQFLQGKNE; translated from the exons ATGGACAATCAAAATGATAGTGGATCATCACCTCCTCAAGTTCCTTCTTTGAATTTAATGCCACCACCTCCAAATGTCGTTAGATATGGATCATCATCATCTTCTCAAGTTCCTTGTTTGAATACAATGCCGACGCCTCCAAAACCATCATCTCAAGTTCCTTCTTGGTTTCGAATGTCGCCACCTCGAAACATCGCGTCATCGTCATCTTCGTCGTcatcatcatcgtcgtcgtcATCTCAAGTTTCTTCTTCGTTACAAATGCCTCCACCTCCAAACGTcggatcatcatcatcatcatctaaaGTTCCTTCTTGGTTACAGACGCGTCCACCTCCAAACGTcggatcatcatcatcatcatctcaaGTTCCTACTTGGTTACAGACGCCTCCACCTCCAAACGTcggatcatcatcatcatctcaaGTTCCTTCTTGGTTACGAACGCCTCCACCTCCAAACGTCggctcatcatcatcatcatcatcatctcctCAAGTTCCTTTTTCGCAGCCGCGTCCAAACATCGTTAGACATCCAATGAACAGTCAAAATATTAGcggatcatcatcatcatctcctcaatttccatttccttgtgtGTTTCCGACGCCTCCAAACGCCGTTAGATATCCAATAACTAGTCTAAGTGGTTTCTACTTATGCCGAAATTGCAGAAACCACATCAGCTGCTGGACCAACGTTATCCAACGC GTACCAGGGAGTCTTCAGATACCTGGGGTAAGTGGAGATGCAATTCTCTGCCGCGATGC TGTCAATGTGAAGATCGATAAATCGCGTGGTTGGTATATTAATAATCTGCCAGTGGTATGTTTCCATTGCAGAGGATGCAACACAACCCTAGGCgagaaattt CTCGTGTGCGATCGGCTTGACCATTCTATATTCGAAGGAAATTATTTACTTCATGC GGACCGGATACTGGAATGGAATGGAAGCCAGTTGTGCCATGCTCACACGCATGAGCCAGTCCAAGAAACTCAAACTTCATTTAGAATGCAATTTCTACAAGGAAAAAACGAATGA